Proteins encoded by one window of Nicotiana tabacum cultivar K326 chromosome 10, ASM71507v2, whole genome shotgun sequence:
- the LOC107775943 gene encoding uncharacterized protein LOC107775943, with protein MGGKLQFLPPAKRFMLMQQQQHKDNGSVSSSQLPAKKRKFSPEKTPFFSDSTGVTTLCLPAKKRVWAFHPFDLNIEYNPISSLNETKEETLISQADITPQQAAKTNDDDNEDGIICAICESTDGDPSDPIVLCDGCDLMVHTTCYGHPFTKGIPEGDWFCAQCLASETESRNPLTCCLCPETGGALKPTVNEGKWAHVVCALFVPEVFFADPEGREGIDFSKVPKRRWEQKCYICKSRNGCAIDCSEPKCPLSFHVTCGLQQQLCIEYTEGKNKAAVVAGFCRSHTELWKKQQQTGKFKIVPRDEVDR; from the exons atgggGGGCAAGCTTCAGTTTTTACCACCAGCCAAAAGATTCATGTtaatgcagcaacaacaacacaaaGATAATGGCTCTGTTTCATCTTCACAACTTCCTGCTAAAAAGCGAAAATTCTCTCCTGAAAAAACACCCTTCTTTTCCGATAGCACCGGTGTTACTACTCTCTGCTTGCCAGCCAAAAAACGTGTTTGGGCTTTTCACCCATTTGACCTCAATATTGAATATAATCCAATTTCTTCTCTCAATGAAACTAAAGAAGAAACATTAATTAGTCAAGCTGACATCACTCCTCAACAAGCTGCAAAAACAAATGACGATGATAACGAAGACGGCATTATCTGTGCTATTTGTGAAAGCACAGATGGAGACCCATCAGATCCAATAGTTTTGTGCGACGGTTGTGATTTAATGGTCCATACAACTTGCTACGGTCATCCTTTTACAAAGGGAATACCAGAAGGTGATTGGTTTTGTGCTCAATGTTTGGCCTCAGAAACAGAGAGCCGAAACCCTCTTACTTGTTGTCTCTGTCCTGAAACCGGTGGAGCCCTAAAACCCACTGTGAATGAGGGTAAATGGGCTCATGTTGTTTGTGCACTTTTTGTTCCTGAAGTTTTCTTTGCTGATCCAGAAGGACGTGAAGGAATTGATTTCAGTAAAGTGCCTAAAAGAAGATGGGAACAAAAGTGTTATATTTGTAAATCCAGAAATGGTTGTGCTATTGATTGTTCTGAGCCGAAATGCCCTTTGTCTTTTCATGTGACTTGTGGGTTGCAACAACAACTCTGTATTGAGTACACAGAAGGAAAGAACAAGGCTGCTGTTGTTGCTGGTTTTTGCAGAAGCCACACTGAACTATGGAAAAAG CAACAACAAACAGGGAAGTTCAAGATTGTGCCAAGAGATGAAGTTGACAGATAA